CAATAAAATTAATAgagattaaaaatagaaatttcatttcatttgatcatatctgatcataaatatcaaacactgattcatttttactaattttacccttttaatatCAATTTAAGTGCAAACCTTTTGTGATATGAAATTTTGTAGAAGTAAATATTACgattaaatctaaatttagattaattgcccagccttagaTGGCACCACATAAGACACGGAGCACCAGGTCAGCCAGtacacatttttcaaaaatgtttcagcTGCAGAAGCTGGTTTCAACCTGCAGGGGGCAGCttctattcacatttttattctattcaCAATAAGAGATATTTTTAACTAAGAGTTGGACCCTAACTGTTCAACAGTACTACTAAATCCCATATAAATAGCTTTTCAGTGGTCTAAAGGTTCAGTTACTCTCCATTTATCCCTGTTTCTAATGAATTCACAGGAagataaaagtattttttgcaacatcttttgatattttcatcatATTGCAAATGAAGGGCAGTTTTAGTGTTGCAATGTAATAACTGAATCATATTGCATCATGCTGTCCTTCTATCTTGATTGTATtgatcatattgtatcatttcatGGTGTTCTTCTGTTCATATCATCATAATGCATAATAGCATCATAATGTTACAATGGTTTTCAATGTAAGAATTCAACAAAAGTcaagattttctttaaaatgaaattttaaacatAATCTGGGCAGATTAAGCCAGATAGGACCCCAAGAAAAACTATCCATCTGAACCGAGGAAACAACAGAAGAAGCCTCCAGCAGCTACAGAGCTAGATGGTCATCCTCTCAGTGTTCATTCAGATCAAACCTTCTTTCCTATATGCACAGGTACAGATCCTCACCCTTGTGTTATACACACAAGAAAATTTCTCAATGAGTAATTCCTTCATTTCAAAGTACACACATTAAGatacacaaaaatcaaatatctcAGAGTAAAACTAACCCCACTACCTGTAAACACCTCAGTGTAACTCAAACAGAGCTGTTATGCTACACATGCTACTGTCTTAACTTTCAGACATAGACAGAGGCTGGTATTTGACCCTTGATACTCTGGCTTTGTACAAGGTCACTCCGCTGATCATGCCAACGGCTGCAAGAAGACATCCGGCGATGAACGCCATGTTCAGATTCAGGTTCATCACTGCAGAAGAGAGAGCAGGGATTTGAATTTGATCCTGTCTGAAGAAGTCTCATGTAAGACTGATTAAAAAAGCGCTGCCTGTTTTTCTTACCTGGGCTCTCTGTTCTCACAGCTGACCTGCTCAAGCGCAGTGGACCCTGGGAAATGAGGTGCATTGAAGTCTGGGTGGCAGCCTCTCTCTTATGTCTGTGTACGTTTCGCCTGCACCCCTGTGAGCACCTGCTGTTGGGGTTTCCAGCCTGACACATCATGACCTGACAGGTGATGTACACCTGAAGACAACAGAACATGTTGTTACTGTGTGGGCACATAAATCGTTTTTAGTAAAATCCCAGACAGACGGATCCAGAAAAGAAACTTCAATAATCGGGTTTCTGCTTCTGAGGactgagaaaaatgtttttacagcaatgcCCTCTAggtttcttccttttttatcaaatgtttgaaatcatCACTGGGAATGGATGCTGATGAGAATGAGATTATTCTGGACTCAACAGTATTTCATTTCTGCTGAATCCTAATAAGAAGTATAACTTGATGATGATAATCTGGTGCTGTTCTCCCAGAAtattcatttctttatgaagaagtttgtttttctcacGTTTTACTTTAACATCAGATCATTTAACTGAGTTTTCTTCTATATCAAAACTTTATATtgtcaaaaattagattttcatACTTCAGAAATTTACACTTCATTCTTAAAAATGGAGAGTTTTGTTTCATGTAAATGAACTGGATTATAATATTAGAGATTTCCATTTAATACTTTTACTTGcagtagtaaattttaaatgtttattaacATTAAACCTCAGGCTTCTCCTTCTACAGTAGTTTTGGTAAAGGGCTCAGACttgtttaattctgtttttaaaatacttgTATAGAACAGTCATAGGTTGTATTTTTTCCATCCTAATACATTTCAGAATTTCCTGTCTGAAGTCATCGGAACCTCTTCTTATCAAAGAtttacacacgtggacaaaatttttggtacccctctgttaatgaaagaacccacaatggtcacagaaataacttgaatctgacaaaagtgataaataaaaattcaatgaaaattaaccaatgaaaatcagacattgcttttgaattgtggttcaacagaattattttaaaaaacaaactcatgaaacaggcctggacaaaaatgatggtacccttaacttaatattttgttgcacaaccttttgaggcaatcactgcaatcaaacgatttctgtaactttcagtgagacttctgcacctctcagcaggtattttggccctcTCCTCAtcagcaaactgctccagttgtctcaggtttgaagggtgccttctccagatgccatgtttcagctccttccacagatgttcaataggatttagatcagggctcatagaaggccacttcaaaATAGTCCAATAGTCATTgtcctgttgcaagacccatgacctgcgactgagaccaagctttctgacactgggctgcacatttctctctagaataccttgatagtcttgagatttcattgtaccctgtaCAGATTCAAGAAACCCTGtgacagatgcagcaaagcagccccagaacataacagagcctcctccatgtttcacagtagggacagtgttcttttcttggtatgcttcatttttgcgtctgtgaacataaagctgatgtgccttgccaaaaagttccagttttgtctcgtctgtccataggacattctcccagaagctttgtggcttgtcaacatgcagtttggcaaattccagtctggcttttttatgatttgttttcaacagtggtgtcctccttgtcgtctcccatgaagtccactttggctcaaacaatgagggatggtgcgatctgacaatgtaccttgaccttggagttgacctttaatgtctttggaggttgttctggactcttttgttaccattcgtatTTTTCGTCTCTTCGacttgtcatcaattttcctcctgcggccacgtccagggaggttggctacagtcccgtggatcATAAATTCCggaataatatgtgcaactgtagtcacaggaacatcaagctgcttggagatggtcttatagcctttacctttaacatgcttgtctataattttctttctgatctcctgagacaactctctccttggcttcctctggtccatgttcagtgtggtacacaccatgtcaccaaacagcacagtgactacttgtcaccctttaaataggccgactgactgattacaagtttgtagacacctgtgatgttAACTAGAGGACActccttggttgaacatgtccctatggtcacattattttcaatcttttctagggctaccatcatttttgtccaggcctgtttcatgagtttgttttttaaaataattctgttgaaccacaattcaaaagcaatgtctgattttcattggttaattttcattgaatttttgttatcacttttgtcagattcaagtcatttctgtgaccattgtggggttttctttcattaacagaggggtaccaacaattttgtccatgtgtgtaatTACCTTTTTACTGATTCCTTATTTCCTGTTCAATCCATTAAAAGCTAAAGATTCCTTACTTCTCGGTGATGTAAcaacctgttttatttttcaaatatgttAAGTGTGTGGTTGATCCAAAGTTAAAACTCTGAATTTAACATGAAGAAAATCTTTCCACAGTTAGAGAAATAAAGTAAAGTTGAACTGAATAAAGGAAACTGTTTGGTTACATAAAAGGTGCAGACAACTTTTCCTCTGAGCTGACAGTGagctttttaaactgaaatgagaagATGCTACTGTTAGCAGTATCCACCTGCTGTCTTACTTGGGAAGCTTAACTATGGTGTGCCTCAGAGGACAAAATAACACGCTTGAAAATGTTCATGTTAATGTAAGACCTTAATCTCATTGTGATAATTGCATTGATGCTGAGTGCTCTAAATAATCCCCATGTCATTCTTTAACTGAGATAAATCCTCTccttatttaaataatttaggGACTGTTTTAAgcaatcaaaataaaatcagattggATGATCACTGGTGTTAAGGTATCTTACTTGTTTATaaagtttgctcttgtttctgATTGGTTGTCACAAATATATTGAGTCTTATTTTTGTGAAACAATAGGcttaggactttttttttttaaaaagaagtttcACCTCTTTCACTGACAGCATTAACattagaaaacattttataaatattaaaatctcATAACCCATGTGGTTAGAAATGAATGTTATTTCTCACCTGGTTATGCACTCCGATGAACTTGAAGGCCTCCATGCTGAATCTGAACTGCCTCGGGTGGTCGGGGGTGTGGATTTGAACAGTCGAGTCCTCCATGCACCTAAACAGGATATAAAAAAGGATAATAAAAGAAATCTTGTAAGCAAAGCCACTGAAggtataaaatgtgttttaaataaagagagaagtatacataaaaatgtattctgtCATGAAATCACTGGTATGAATTGATGCGTACACACAGAAATATTAGTAGTCTGTGTTATTTCAAGAGAATGTTCAAAATGGTGTTTTATCTTGTGATGTGAATTTTTCAGACCTTTTATaagagttttgttgttttgtgtatATAAAACTGGTTGTAAAGGGTTCCTTTAATTGGCATGTTGATAGGTAGAGATAATAAGCTTGTTTCAAGAGGAAGGAGATGGATCTGATCTGTGGTTCCAGTTTAGATGTATTTCCTTGGTAAGACATAGAAACACATTATTTCCAGTGAGGTGGTTGGTAGTGTTTTCATGTGAGTAGTTCATGCTTCAGCTGAAGTCAGACTTCAtgattgttttttgtctgttatgatGGTCCCTATATCAGAGAAGGCGATCACAGAGAATGAATCTGTGCCGTGACTTAACAGACTGAACAGAAAGCACACAAGACTGTCCTTTTAGGCTCTTTCAAACTGGACGGTGCTAAAAATAGACCATGATAAATATGTTTCACAATTGGCATTTGTCAAAGTGATGAAGTCTGAGAGCTGAAATGCTTTGACATGGTCTGGACGCTGCCCCTGCCCTGAATATGAGGCCCCAAATGGGCATTCTTTCATGCTAGCATACCAGAAAGTCTACTAACCCGTTCTCAATGATGGAGTAGACTGGTTTGGAGTTGGGGTTGTCATACGGTGCAGCTCTGCACGACTCCACAAACAGCTGGGTGTTGTTGACCGTAGTCTTTGCCTCGATCTGCATGAAGATCCGACCCCCTAAGTCGTACTCCAGAGGGTAGTATTTGGGATCAATCATGGTGTGGAACTGAGCATTAGGATAAAACTCATACTGGTACGTGAACCTGCCGAAGCCTTTCTCCCACACTGTGACGCTCTTCCTGTGGGCCAAGAAGCTCTGAGTCACGTTTCCTCGTTTGGGGTACTGACAGTAGAACTGAACCTCCAGCAGGTGTTTCCTGGTGATCACGTCCTTGAGGTTGTCAAACGTGGTGATTTCATTCTTGAACTTAAGGTAGTCATTATCTTCCTGCAGAGTGAGAGGTTGTGTGTTCAGACTTTACGCTGCTTTAAAGATGGAAAAGCAACAGGAATAAAAGCATAGACCTGGTGTTACCTCGATCTGGGTGCCACAGCCATGCAGGGGGACGATGCCGATGACATGGGTGCTGTTGGAGTGAGTCTTCAGGCTGCAAATGATGTTGGACGGGTCATTGAGATGTAAATGGTCCTCACTGAGCCGAGGAAATGAAGATTTCTTGATCTCTATCCTCATTGTGGACTGGCTGCAGATCACATTTGACTCCACTTGAACAAGAAACAAATGTacattctgttattttattAAAAGCATGCCATACACTGACAAAAGTATGCTTTGaagtttttcttattaaaaacggtatggattttttaaaaatgattgagTTAAATATCTGTAATTTATCtgtgcatgttttaaaattacaaaattgtcCAATAAAGCACTTTATTTTGGCGCAGGCGGCCGCTGCATTAAAACCAGGCATGGTTCTGtcctggaaatcactgcatgggctcaggaacacttcctgAAATCATTGCCTTTCAACACCGTTGGCTGTCTCATCCATAAATGACAGTTATGAATGTAACATTAataagaagccatatgtgaagaGGATCCAGAAACAtcgccatcttctctgggctaAAGCTTTTTTGATCTGGACTTAGgctacatggaaaactgttctgtggtcagatgaatcaatcTTTGAAATTCTTTTGGAAACCACGGACACTCTGTCCTGtgaactaaagaggagagggagcatccagcttgttctcctggctcagttctaaagcctgcatctctgatggtatggggttgcattagtgcctatggcatgggcagctctaacatctggaaaggaactatcaatgctgaaaagtagagagaggttttagagcaacatctgctcccatccagacaacgtctctgtcagggaaggccttggcTATTTCAACAGCTtcagaggagaagagtccaggtcctgaactggtctgcctgcagtccagacctgcaGGCAGTAAACATTTGGAGCACCATAAAAGtcaaatccagcaaagaagacccaggactattaagcagctagaatcctacatcagataagaataggacaacattcctctcccatcagctggtctcctcacttcccagatgtttacagactgttgttaaaagaagaagggatgCTACACTATTtacactatttatttatttattcaatacTCTACCCATACTGTGTCcacatgtaaatatatttattcaAGACAGATACTGTAACTTACACATTGACTCAGGGTATCCTGCTTCTGATGTTATTATCTATTTTATTGGTCCGAAAAGATTACACACTGTCCttgtaaacatttgtgtatatctttttctttttagtattttattacATAATATTTTTCTACCTAATGTTCTTCTGCACATTCTGAACCACagaacttttgttgttttctgtcttaagatctctttttttcttattgtccTTGTTATGTGTGTAATGGAACAGCTGAAAATTGAATTTCCTtcgggatcaataaagtatctatctatctatctacacaATAGTAaccatggccctgtccctacttttttgagatgtgctgatgccatcaaattcaaaatcagctaatagttttcatgaaatggtaaaatgtctcagtttaacatctgatatgttcaCTAGTATGAACTGTTGTGTctaaatatggatttatgagttTTGACagtcattgacttctgtttgacatttttcagtgtcccaacttttttaaaattagggTTGTGTTCCTTGTGTTTATGTCGCCTAATTTTTAAATACAAGGTGTTTTGATGTTCTTggtgttttaattttgaataaaataataatgtgagCTTTGGAAATAAAAGATTCAGTGTCTGATTATTCAGCAGTGATGGtgaagttactgaaaaatagtaactagttacagttactagttactgctctaaaagtaactgagttactgctttggaaaagtaactagttacttttattGCTTCAATCGTCATGAATGTAAACATCAGTGCTGTTGTGTCAGTGTGAGAGGGAGTAACTCTGATTTCATTCATTATAATCATTACCATggtgaaagtggtgaaacaatagaactcagtagaaatgtttttaaaccttTGACAGGgctaaaacatttatttctgctcAAGCTTTTTTACACTCTTTAAGAAGAATAAAATGTCTGACAGAGTGCAGTTTAAATACCAACTGCATTCTTAGAGTCTGTCTTCATGGTCCTTCCTCTCGTCTCATCTTTATTTGGCTCATTATTTCTCTGAAGGCAGCAACTCTACAGATGATATCAGAAGCATGTCTTCAACAACACATCAGTCTGTTCAGAGCTTCCTTGGTGTCACACTGTCAGCTGGTGCTGATGTAAAATCAGGTCTTGGTTGTTTGGATGGAGTGGCTCCTCCTTGGTCTGCTGGGCTAACATGAGCTGAGCTGAGGGCTCTCTGGTGACCAGTTTAGCTGAAGCGTGTTGTTTAGCTGCGTGCTTCATGAGGCAgagtttttgtttggttgtgTCACGGGCTGCCTCATGCTGCTGCCTCCTTGTAAGTCTTTGTTGTTTCATTAGGTACTCCAAGAATCTGCTTTTCATCTCTTGTATTTTCAGGGGAATCATTTAACAatcctcattttttctgtttaatattttgtgtttaatctTTTTAATGGCTGCAGCATAGGGGAAGAGGCCAGGACAAATTTCTCTCTCTGTGGGATCAAGTCTACCTTATCTCATTAGTCATGTGTTATCTGTTTCCAGCAAAGTAGCAAATAGACTCACCTTGCTTTGTTTCGACATCCACGATTACACACCTCATGTCTGACTGATAGATGTTACTCCTGAAAAAGCATCAGAGAAATTAGTTCAACACTTCAGAGTGATGCTTGCTCTCTGCTAGACACGTGGAAACACACCATCTCAAATTATTCTCAGGCATGACTCCCAGTCCCACCATGATTGAGCCAACAGATACCAGAGAGGCCAgtctgctttaaatgatcaatAATAAACAGATCATGCATCTCTTTGTGTTCGTTTGGTTTCCAAATCAAAACACTGGTAAGAATAGATTCTCAGAGTCAGTATGGAGTAAAACATCAGAattttaaagctgcagagacTGTGATTAACTGCCATgagtcagtgatcaataatgGTCATGTATCTGATACTGTCACTTCTATGGTCTATGGTTTGACACGTCATGTTATGGTCCCACAACATCTCACACTACTGGTTTGCTTTGCTTTGTTGTGTTTGGTGTGTACGGTGGCCAGGAGGTCTCTTACTAATGCATCACATCTGAAACGCATCTCATTAACAGAGAAGACAAATGCAAACAGCTTCAACTAAAAACAACAAGCTtcagcacaaatgaataaaaaacagtgCAAGACGCTGCAACACAACAACAAGTCTCTGACAGCAAAATGCACAACATCACTCACAACATAGATAACCCCACAACGGAAGTCTGATCAACACTTATTCTAACACATTAAACACTAAATCAATAAATAtcctaaatgaataaattaaaaaaatacaattatataGATATAATGCCTCCCTTACTGGGAGGCTGATTATAACTGATTCATTTAGTGCTGAATGTGACTGTTTGGATATACAGTTGTGTCGCAGTGATTAGCAGTTTCTTTCACCtgtttgcatttgtgtgtcAGGCACTTAAATGTCAGTCACAGCTAATCAAACTTGTCTTCTTTCTTAATGCAAAGCATTTTGGTTATGCATTTCTGTGAGCCCTCCCAGCCACCGTAGGCTATGGGACTCTCTCATGGATGTCGTACTGTGGATGTCCTATGATGTACTAACATTTGTATGGAATAATAGATATGCCCAAAAATCCTAATTCTGTTATAAGATAAATAAACCAAACACTCACCCACTCACTGATTCCACAGCGAAGCAGATGACGTAATGATTTCCCAGGTGATAGGAGGATGGTGCCCATGAAATGATGAACTCCTTGTTGATAGTAGTGCTCTTTTTGGTGCCCTGTGGCCCACTGAAGATGATGTTCTGTATtctgcatgaaaacacaaattcaaaCACTTCCATGTTACAGCTTAGCATGATAAAGGAAATGTTTTACTGGCACATTAGGGGAGTCATAGCTTACGTTGCAAATGAGGATTTTGCTTTGACTCTGATCTGCACTTCTTTGCCAACCTCTGCATGAATATGTACTCCGTTTTCAGGAGTTGGGCTCAG
This sequence is a window from Cheilinus undulatus linkage group 1, ASM1832078v1, whole genome shotgun sequence. Protein-coding genes within it:
- the LOC121511247 gene encoding CUB and zona pellucida-like domain-containing protein 1; amino-acid sequence: MVSNHNNSCTNYNYNSCTNYNTMVVVDNHNYSCTTCNNMVVVDNHNYSCTNYNAMVVVDNHNYSCTNYNAMVVVDNHNYSCTTCNNMVVVDNHNYSCTNYNYNSCTNNLSSQQTTTAFLLSWLRKTVDRPVPSCQPGQYLPQYLSPTPENGVHIHAEVGKEVQIRVKAKSSFATIQNIIFSGPQGTKKSTTINKEFIISWAPSSYHLGNHYVICFAVESVSGSNIYQSDMRCVIVDVETKQVESNVICSQSTMRIEIKKSSFPRLSEDHLHLNDPSNIICSLKTHSNSTHVIGIVPLHGCGTQIEEDNDYLKFKNEITTFDNLKDVITRKHLLEVQFYCQYPKRGNVTQSFLAHRKSVTVWEKGFGRFTYQYEFYPNAQFHTMIDPKYYPLEYDLGGRIFMQIEAKTTVNNTQLFVESCRAAPYDNPNSKPVYSIIENGCMEDSTVQIHTPDHPRQFRFSMEAFKFIGVHNQVYITCQVMMCQAGNPNSRCSQGCRRNVHRHKREAATQTSMHLISQGPLRLSRSAVRTESPVMNLNLNMAFIAGCLLAAVGMISGVTLYKARVSRVKYQPLSMSES